A stretch of Sebastes fasciatus isolate fSebFas1 chromosome 19, fSebFas1.pri, whole genome shotgun sequence DNA encodes these proteins:
- the exosc2 gene encoding exosome complex component RRP4, giving the protein MAADMRLPTIQKPVSLTVSSFDRKDLVVPGDVITSDTGFMRGHGTYVDEDKLTASVAGEVQRVDKLICVRPLKTRFNGEVGDVVVGRITEVQQKRWKVETNSRLDSVLLLSSVNLPGGELRRRSAEDELTMREYLHEGDLISAEVQSVFSDGALSLHTRSLKYGKLGQGVLVQLSPSLIKRQKTHFHNLPCGASIILGNNGYVWLYPTPEQQEEEAGGFYTSMEPVSLSDREVISRLRNCLLALAAHKVLLYDTSVLYCYESSVHHQVKDILKPEVMEEIVMLTQQKLLDQEG; this is encoded by the exons ATGGCTGCTGACATGAGATTACCAACTATTCAGAAACCAGTGTCGCTTACAGTTTCTTCTTTCGACCGAAAAGATCTAGTCGTCCCCGGCGATGTTATCACTTCAGACACCGGCTTCATGAG GGGTCATGGTACCTATGTTGATGAAGACAAGCTGACGGCTTCAGTTGCTGGAGAGGTACAGAGAGTCGACAAGCTGATCTGTGTCAGACCACTTAAGACCAG GTTTAACGGTGAGGTTGGAGATGTGGTGGTTGGCAGAATCACAGAG GTACAACAGAAACGGTGGAAGGTGGAGACCAACTCCCGGCTGGACTCTGTCCTCTTGTTGTCTTCTGTCAATCTGCCTGGAGGAGAGCTG AGGAGACGATCAGCAGAAGATGAGCTCACCATGAGAGAATACCTTCATGAGGGCGATCTCATCAGT GCAGAGGTGCAGTCTGTCTTCTCAGATGGAGCCCTATCCCTGCACACCCGTAGTTTAAAGTATGGAAAA TTGGGTCAAGGAGTGCTGGTACAGCTTTCTCCTTCTCTGATCAAGAGGCAGAAAACCCATTTCCACAACCTGCCATGTGGTGCATCCATCATCCTCGGGAATAACGGCTACGTGTGGTTGTATCCCACaccggagcagcaggaggaagaagcTGGGGGCTTCTATACCAGCATGGAG CCTGTCAGTCTGTCAGATCGAGAGGTGATTTCACGGTTGAGAAACTGCCTCCTGGCTTTGGCTGCACACAAGGTCCTTTTGTATGACACCAGTGTTCTCTATTGCTATGAGTCTTCAGTTCATCACCAG GTTAAGGACATCTTGAAACCAGAAGTGATGGAGGAGATTGTGATGTTGACGCAACAGAAGCTGTTGGATCAGGAAGGTTAA